In Nostoc sphaeroides, the genomic window CGGGATAATCTTGTAGGCAAACGGACTAGGGTTTCGATAACACAAGAACCAATTTTTGAAGAAAGTACTAGAAACAAATTCGCTTACTTCTACTACTTTTATTTACCCACGCAAAAAGTTTCTTAACCACTTAATCGCCTCACTTGTTGTTTGCTCGTTTCCAATTTGAAGGCATTGCTGGACAATTTCTCTTATGTTAGGAAAATAGGTGCTTTCTGTAATTGCGTAATTTTCACCCTGCAATTTATAAACTAATAGCTGCTTATTCTTTAACAGCCAAACCTCTGGCACTTTATAAGGAAGATAGTCATTAATATTGGTATAGCTAGTAACATCTACCTCAATCACTAAATCTGGTGGAGGGTCATTCTGCCAGTCGATACGATTCTTACCTACTACGGATCTCCAATTTTCAATATAAAAGCAATAGTCAGGCTCAATACCGCTAACAAGAGGCTTGCTCATGGTGATGGGCGTAAATGAGTCGTATGTGCGGTTTAAGTGGTCAAGTAAAGCTGTTACTATCAATCCCAGCAAGCTTGCATCTCTTCCATGCTCTGGTAGCGGTGCCATTAGCAAAATCTCTCCAGGTCGATATTTAATGCGAGGTGAGGAGCGATCTCCAAGTTGCTGACTCAGCACTTGATAATCTTGCCAAGATCCCAACATCCTTACGACTGTACCAGGTGGCAACTCTATTCTTTCAGGTGTAATTACAGTATGCATATTCGCCTGCCTTTAAAAAATCCGGTTACACCAAAACGGTTGACTGTTTTTGATGACCAAAAAATAATTTGGATGCAGAGCAACTAGATTAATTTATGGAGATTAAAAAAATTGTAGTTGAGAGCGATCGCTAAACCATAATCCAAATTGCAAAATCTGCTCGATTCTATCTTAGTACAACTCATATTTCATTAACTGACAGGGCAACGTTCCGTTATACACCGCGATTCGCTGCGATGATTTTAGCCCAATCGATTGAGACAGTTCTTTATTGCCACTTAGCACAAACGCAGTCCAGCCTTTGAAGCGTTGTTTCAGCACATCGCCCAAAAGTTTGTAAAATGCCCCTAAATCGCTATCTCGCCCCAGCCGTTCGCCATAAGGTGGATTGCAGAATAAAACCCCACTGTCTGCGGGGGCGACAATATCAGCAAGCTCCATTTGAGAAAACCATACATGGTTATCAACGCCGCAGTTTTGAGCATTGTTAATCGCTTGCTCAATTATATTTTCATCGCGATCGCTTCCCCAAATCGGCGCGGGTAGAGTATCCAGTTGGCTATCCTTAGCTTCTTGCAGCAGCTTTTCTAAAAGGGCTAAATCAAAATCGAGCCAATTTTCAAATCCAAAGGATTCACGAAACAATCCTGGTGCGATATTCAGTGCCTTTAAGCTAGCTTCGAGAGGTAAAGTGCCAGATCCACAGAGAGGATCATAAAACATTTGGTTTGTCTGCCAACCCGAAAGTTGAATCAGGGCAGCAGCTAGAGATTCCTTTAGAGGGGCTGCGCCAACCGCAGGACGGTAGCCTCGGCGATGCAGACTATTTCCAGAACTGTCGAGTTTAACGGTACAACTATCGCGTTCAATATGAACATTGACCCGCACATCTGGTTCATGAAGCTCTACATTTGAACGTTCGCCCAGATTTTCTTTCTGCTGATCAACGATCGCATTTTTGATCTGGAGAGATGTGAAGTGGGTGTGGTTGAGATTATTGTTTTTACCTGTGGTATTCACTGCCAGCGTCATATCTGGCGTGAGATAGTTTTGCCAATCGATAGTCTGAATGCCGCGATAGAGATCCTTGGCATCAAGGCAAGGAAATTCATGGATATTCACCAAAATTCGGAACGGCAGCCTAGCCCAGAGGTTGACGCGATAAAGTAGGGTGCGATCGCCCTCAAAGGCTACACCGCAAAACCCAGGCTCCACTGAATGAGCGCCTAGCTGCTCTAACTCCTGAGCCGCAAGGGTTTCTAATCCACGAGCAACCGTTGCAAAATACTGATTCATCCTCTAATCCAAAGCATTGTCTTCACTGCTGACCCATTGACGCACTTTAGCTTAACTCATATATTGTGACATTCTCTGTTAAGTCTGCGATTATAACCTTTTGGCGTTGCTGAATTGAGGTATAAAAATGATTTTGCGTGATTTCAAAACTTTCCTACACCCAGACTTATACATTTAATCAGCAACGCCAGCATAACAAGCCCCAGACAAAGGAAATTAAGCCGGAGTAAGGACACAGCAAATATTTGTGGACAGAGATTATTATTTCTTCATTTTAAGTACTATCTTAAATCTAATTAACCCTGATAACATCAATCTGAAGTGTTCAGGCACTTTGCAATACAACCCATTAATTAAAATAGCCAGAGGGATAAGCTATGACTTTCGTATCTGATATTGTTCTGCTAAAAGACTTAACATCGTCATCTAATGATGATTTGGGCAAGCTAAAATCCGTACTTCCGGCGACGGTAAATCGGTTAACTAACCCGAAATTAGCAAGAATTTTTGGTAATGACCTAAAATTTGGTATTGCTTCCTTCAAGGATAAGCCAATACCGCCTTTTGGGGGTTTCGCTGACTATGTATATAAACCAGAAGTCGCTTTAACAAATAATGTAACAACAATTAAAGACAAAATCTTTGATTTGGAAGCTTTTGGTGGGAATGATGGCTCCGAATCACAATTAGACGCACTCTTGTACACAGCTTTAGATAGCGGTGGTAGTCTCGGTTATAGAGTGGGTTCATTTCGTGTTGTTATAATAGCCACCGATGCTCTTTATCACGTTGCTGGCGATCGGGCAGCAGTTAGTCCAAGTCATACTATTCCCAATAATGGAGATGGTGTAATTGATCCTAATGAAGATTATCCAGAGATTGGACAAGTAAAAACTGCACTAGAAGCAAATAACATTATTCCAATTTTTCTAACTACGAGTGATGTTGCACTCGATTACGAGATACTAGTTACCCAGCTTGGTAGAGGTGGTGTACTGACTCTTGATTCTAAAAGTGAGAATTTTGCTGATGCCATAAAAGAGGCAGTTGCTCGAGCCAGAAATGTGATAAGTACTGATGTTATTACCACAAATGGAGACGATACCTTTAGTTGGGGGAATTTCTCAGATGGCGATAAGGTTATTTTTGCTGGAAACGGTGATGACAGTATTTCGCTTTCTGGTGTTATTGGTAATCATTACATTGATGGGGGAGCAGGTTCTGACATCCTTATTGGTGGAAATGGTGCAGACAGAATAGATGGGGGTAGTGGTGACGACAACCTTCTGGGGGGCAAGGGTAATGATATTCTTTTTGGCAGTAGTGGAAAAGATATTCTGATTGGGAATCAAGGCAACGATTACCTACAGGGAGATAGTGGGGATGACTTCTTAAAAGGAGGCGGTGGTTCAGATAAGTTTGCATTTGCAACAGGATCAAAGTTTGATATTAACGAACTCGGAGTTGATATTATTGATGACTTCAATCCTACGCAAGACAACATCCAACTATCTAAATCTACCTTTATCGCTCTAAGTAACTCAGTTTTTCCAACTGAATTAAATTTCGCAGACTTTGCCACAGTGACGAACGATACTTTAGCAGCAAGTAGTAGTGCGGTGATTGTTTACAATAGCGCAAATGGTAGTCTCTTTTATAACCCCAATGGTTCGGCGGATGATTTTGCTGATCTAAATTCCGGGGGGGGTAAATTTGCACAATTGGGTGCTAGCTCCTTTCCTGCTCTAACTACCGCTAGTTTTGAGATAGTTTTGTGATTGATTTAGCTTAATTTTCAACTTTACACAAGAGACTTCCAAGGAATAAACTACTCAGTAAAGGTGAGATGCTCCCAGGCAAACGAATCGAACTGAGATTCAATC contains:
- a CDS encoding Uma2 family endonuclease, with amino-acid sequence MHTVITPERIELPPGTVVRMLGSWQDYQVLSQQLGDRSSPRIKYRPGEILLMAPLPEHGRDASLLGLIVTALLDHLNRTYDSFTPITMSKPLVSGIEPDYCFYIENWRSVVGKNRIDWQNDPPPDLVIEVDVTSYTNINDYLPYKVPEVWLLKNKQLLVYKLQGENYAITESTYFPNIREIVQQCLQIGNEQTTSEAIKWLRNFLRG
- a CDS encoding THUMP domain-containing class I SAM-dependent RNA methyltransferase, translated to MNQYFATVARGLETLAAQELEQLGAHSVEPGFCGVAFEGDRTLLYRVNLWARLPFRILVNIHEFPCLDAKDLYRGIQTIDWQNYLTPDMTLAVNTTGKNNNLNHTHFTSLQIKNAIVDQQKENLGERSNVELHEPDVRVNVHIERDSCTVKLDSSGNSLHRRGYRPAVGAAPLKESLAAALIQLSGWQTNQMFYDPLCGSGTLPLEASLKALNIAPGLFRESFGFENWLDFDLALLEKLLQEAKDSQLDTLPAPIWGSDRDENIIEQAINNAQNCGVDNHVWFSQMELADIVAPADSGVLFCNPPYGERLGRDSDLGAFYKLLGDVLKQRFKGWTAFVLSGNKELSQSIGLKSSQRIAVYNGTLPCQLMKYELY